CGTTCCACGTCGCCCGCGCGGACGTGACCGAGGAGATGGTGCGTCTGACCGCGCACATCGACCACTTCGAGTCCGCGCTCGCCGAGCCCCGCGCGGAGGGCAAGCGCCTGGACTTCCTGCTTCAGGAGATGCACCGGGAGATCACGACGTACGCGAACAAGCTCCAGGGCACGGCGGTGAGCCGCCACGTGATCGAGGCCAAGTCGCTCGCGGAAAAACTGCGCGAGCAGGTGCAGAACATCGAATGACCGCCGAACGACCCGGATCCGGCCGCCTGTTCGTGGTCACCGCGCCGTCCGGCGCGGGCAAGTCTTCGCTTTGCAAGGAGTTGATCGCGTCCGTGCCCGGCCTTCGCTTTTCGACAAGCCATACGACACGCGGCCCGCGGCCGCTGGAGGCCGACGGGCGGGATTACCACTTCATCTCCCGGGACGAATTCCGCGCGCAGGTTGACGCGGGGCGATTGGCCGAATGGACGGAAATCCACGGCAACCTTTATGGAACGAGCATGGACGAGCTCGAAAGCGCCCGCGCCGAAGGGTTTGACCTGATCCTCGACATCGAGGGCCGGGGCGCGGCGCAAATCCGCGCCAAGTGGCCGAATTCGGTCTTCATCTTCGTCATCCCGCCAAGCCTCTCCGAGCTGCGCGAGCGGCTTTACGGGCGCGATTCCGATCCCCGGGAGGAGATCGAAATGCGCTTGAAGAGCGCGGCGGAAGAAATCACTTATCTGCCGAACTATGATTATATTATTATCAACGAAGATTTCGACGAGGCGGTCTTTCGCCTTGTTTCGATCGTGGTCGCGGAACGGAGCCGGCGCGATAGCCAGATCGATCGCCTGCCCGAGGAGTTCCGGCCGCGACGCTAGAATTCGATGGCCACACTACGCATTGACGATATCCTGGAGGAGGTCAAGAAGAACGACCCCGGCGCCGACCTGTCGGTGATCCGCCGGGCGTATGTGCTCTCCGCGCGCGCCCACCGCGGGCAAAGGCGCGTCTCCGGCGAGCCTTACCTCATGCATCCGCTCGCGGTCGCGCATCTTCTGGCCAAGATGCGCATGGACGTGGACACCATTGCGGCGGGGCTTCTCCACGATACGGTCGAGGACGACACCGACACATCCCTCGAACAGATCGAGGAACTTTTCGGCAAGGGCGTCGCCGGTCTCGTCGATGGCGTGACGAAGATCGGCCAGATGTCGTTCAAGAGCCGCGAGCACCGGCAGGCGGAGAATTTCAAGAAGATCCTGATCGCGACGAGCAAGGACATTCGCGTCATCCTGGTCAAACTCGCCGACCGCCTGCACAACATGCGCACGCTCGAGCACATGGCGCCCGAAAAAATCCGCGTCATCGCCGAAGAGACGCTCGAAATTTACGCGCCGCTTGCGAGCCGCCTCGGCATCCAGTGGGCGAAAAACGAGCTCGAAGACCTGGCGATGCGTTACCTGCATCCGCACGAGCACTACAAGCTCATCGTCGAGCTGGCGGCCGGACGCAAGGACCGCGAGCGATTCATCGAGGAGGTCGTGCAGATCCTGCGCGACCTGCTCGAGTCCAACGGCATCCACGCCGACGTGCGCGGCCGCGTCAAGAACGTTTATTCCGTCTGGAAGAAGATGCAGACGCAGGGGATCACGCTCGACCATGTCCACGATCTGGTGGCCTTT
This sequence is a window from bacterium. Protein-coding genes within it:
- the gmk gene encoding guanylate kinase, whose amino-acid sequence is MTAERPGSGRLFVVTAPSGAGKSSLCKELIASVPGLRFSTSHTTRGPRPLEADGRDYHFISRDEFRAQVDAGRLAEWTEIHGNLYGTSMDELESARAEGFDLILDIEGRGAAQIRAKWPNSVFIFVIPPSLSELRERLYGRDSDPREEIEMRLKSAAEEITYLPNYDYIIINEDFDEAVFRLVSIVVAERSRRDSQIDRLPEEFRPRR